The Oscillospiraceae bacterium DNA segment GCAGGTCCTTCGTATATTGTTGCACCTTTTTCTCAATCTCCAGCCGTTTTTCCTCATCGAACCCGCTGCCGTTGTCGGCGATGGTGATGCGCCAGCCATCCGGCGTGACGTGCGCGGACACATGGATATACCAGGGAGGCAGCACTCGTTTAAATCCGTGTTCAAAGCAGTTTTCGACGATGGGTTGCAGGACAAACCTTGCGATTGGGATGAAATCAAGCATCGGTTCCGCGTCGATACAATAGGAGAAATGCTCCTCATAGCGCAGCTTCATCAGGTCGAGATAATTATACAGATTTTCGATCTCCTGCCCAATGGTGGACGGCCGTGTGTCAGAGGAATAGCGCATAATTTCAGAGATTTTTGAACAGGTGCCGACGATCTCCTCATTGTCGATTTCCATGCCGATGCTGCTCAAAATCGAGAGAGAATTGAATAAAAAATGTGGATTCATCTGGGACTGCAGCGCCTGCAGATACGCCTTTTTCTCGTAGGCGATGGAATTCGTGAGCCGCCTCAGCATCGAGGAAAACGCCACGCTGAGCTCCTGCACCTCATCCATCCCTTCCGCCTTGCCGCCCCAGTCGGACGGAATGTTTCCGAAGGAGACTCCGCGCACCTTTTGGCTGAGGAGTACCAGCGGCCTGGTGATTCGTTTTGAGATCACATAGACCATCACAAGCAGCACGAGCAGGAGCACCACATCGCCGATCAGCAGAAAAAATAAAATGGATCGATAGGGTTGCAGCATGCTCTCCCGCCCCTGTGCCAATACGACCTCCCATCCGTACTGATCCACCGAGTACCGCGCGACGCTGTAGCTGCTGCTCGTCATCCTATCCCGAAATGAACTGTCCCCCGGGAAGATCTGCGCGCCCTCTCCGTCGAAAAGAAATACATGCAAATCGGACAGCGCGTCCGGTACGATGCGTCCGCTCAATTTTTCCTCCGACTGCTGGAGTTCGATGACGCCGTAGATCTCGCTTGAGTAGTAGTCGGTGATGGGCATCAAAAACGAGACGTAGCGCTCGGTGAACATCCCGGACCAGCGGTCCGGCTGCGGAGGCAGGATAAGAAATCGCTCCCCCTGCGCGGCAAAGACGTCGACCAGCGCCTGCCTGTCCGGATACACCGCACGGGTGATCGCCCGTCCGTCCGGCTTCGGGTCGATCGGCGCGCCGGAGTAAATGAAATCACCGTGTTGATTGTACACATTGATGCGCCAGATCGGCATGCTCGGCCCGTTGTGGGAGGCCAGGATGCTGGCGATATCGATCCGCGTGAGCACGTCGTCTTCGAAGTAATTGCCACTGTGTTGCTGCTTTTGCAAGGAGACAAAAATGTTCATGATTCGGTTGTCGCTCTTGATCTGCTCCGCCATCTTGGACATCTCATCCAAGTAGTCCTGCACTTGGGACGCCGTCTTCTCCGCGAGCTGCGCCAGATGGATCTCGGCGGTCTTCCGACTGATCTCCGCCACATAGCGGTAGGCGAACACCGACAGCGCAAGCACGATCACACTGAACACCAGGGAGTAACTGCCCATCAGCTTGCGTAGGAACCCGCCGCCCTGTTTTCGACTTTGCATGTTCACCTCCACCCATCATGTCCGACATTCCGTACCCGCGCGTCCCCGGCGCCGTTTGGGCGCCGGATCACAAAATCACATGGGGAATCTGCAACAGATCGGCCGTCTTGGCAAACAACGCCCCGTTGTGCCCGACCGACAGGGCAAAATGGTGCGTGGGCGCCTCGGCAAACCAAGCGTCCATATAGGCGTCGGGTGCCTTCGGGAACCGGACCGGCGTCTGCGTATTGCCGATCTGCATGATCGGACCGTCTGTGGCTTCCCCTTCGCTGATGATCAATTTCAGACGGCCGTCACGGGTCTGCGTACACCCGAGCAGCGTCACCGGGCCGCTTCTCACCTTGGCCTCCACCGAGACGCCAGAGCCCCGCTTCCCGTGGTAGAGCCCCATTCCGCGCAGAATGGGTTTGCCGTTCGAGATTGCGATGTGGAACGGACCGTCGTGCCCCACCAGGATCGTGCCGTTTGCGTAATCGACGATCACGATTTCGCAAAAACTCCCGCCCACGTTAAGCACGTCGCAGATCTTCATGGCGAGCGC contains these protein-coding regions:
- a CDS encoding histidine kinase produces the protein MQSRKQGGGFLRKLMGSYSLVFSVIVLALSVFAYRYVAEISRKTAEIHLAQLAEKTASQVQDYLDEMSKMAEQIKSDNRIMNIFVSLQKQQHSGNYFEDDVLTRIDIASILASHNGPSMPIWRINVYNQHGDFIYSGAPIDPKPDGRAITRAVYPDRQALVDVFAAQGERFLILPPQPDRWSGMFTERYVSFLMPITDYYSSEIYGVIELQQSEEKLSGRIVPDALSDLHVFLFDGEGAQIFPGDSSFRDRMTSSSYSVARYSVDQYGWEVVLAQGRESMLQPYRSILFFLLIGDVVLLLVLLVMVYVISKRITRPLVLLSQKVRGVSFGNIPSDWGGKAEGMDEVQELSVAFSSMLRRLTNSIAYEKKAYLQALQSQMNPHFLFNSLSILSSIGMEIDNEEIVGTCSKISEIMRYSSDTRPSTIGQEIENLYNYLDLMKLRYEEHFSYCIDAEPMLDFIPIARFVLQPIVENCFEHGFKRVLPPWYIHVSAHVTPDGWRITIADNGSGFDEEKRLEIEKKVQQYTKDLPANYTDMKIGGLGLANTIIRLKFFGGACCTIGRNEPTGTIVSICGGKHDQSVAG